The sequence below is a genomic window from Candidatus Poribacteria bacterium.
TGCAAATCACCATCGACAAGGCAAAACAGCACGGCGTCGCAGCCACCACGGTCTACCAACAGAGCCACGTCGGACGGGTAGCCGACTACCCCATCATGGCGGCGCAAGCGGATCTCATCGGTATGATGACCGCCGACTCCGGGCGTACCAGCAAATCAGTCGCACCATTCGGCGGCAGAGAAGCACGTCTCGGCACAAATCCCATCTGTATCGCGATGCCCAGCGATCTGGAGGGCCCCCTGTTCATAGATATGGCTACCAGTGCTGTTGCGGGAGGCAAAATAAGTGTGGCGCGTGCACGTGGAACTGAAATTCCAGAAGGTTGGATTCTTGATAAAGATGGGAATCAGACGACAGACCCTGAAGACTTGGGGCGTGGCGGCGTTCAACTCCCACTAGGCGGACCAGAGGGACACAAGGGATACGGACTCTCGGTGATGGTCGAAATCTTTTCAGGTATCCTCACCGGTCTCGGTTTCGGGCATGATCCGGCGGGCAAGCATAACGACGGTTGTTTCATGGCAGCATTCAATGTAGACGCTTTCCGCCCCCTCGCTGAATTCAAGAATGAGGTCGCAGAGTTCGCCGCCTATCTGAAAAGTTGTCCCCCAGCGACCGGCTTTACAGAAGTCTTCTATCCCGGCGAATTAGAACATCTGCGGACTCAGCAGAAGTTACAGGAGGGCATTTTCATCGAAGATGCTACGTGGAATACCCTCAAGTCTTTGGCGGAGGAGTACGGCATCGCAGCGTCACTCGGCTTCTAACATCGAACGCTAACCTAATCTCCTAAGTAGTGCGTAGGTCGAGATTCACATCTCGACAACCAAACGTCGATT
It includes:
- a CDS encoding Ldh family oxidoreductase, which produces MPTISADQLREIASQLLQGAGASAEEALIISRHSMGANLAGHDSHGIIAIPGYIDRIKRGHIVPGAPFEIVQETSVTTVINGNWGFGYVVSERAMQITIDKAKQHGVAATTVYQQSHVGRVADYPIMAAQADLIGMMTADSGRTSKSVAPFGGREARLGTNPICIAMPSDLEGPLFIDMATSAVAGGKISVARARGTEIPEGWILDKDGNQTTDPEDLGRGGVQLPLGGPEGHKGYGLSVMVEIFSGILTGLGFGHDPAGKHNDGCFMAAFNVDAFRPLAEFKNEVAEFAAYLKSCPPATGFTEVFYPGELEHLRTQQKLQEGIFIEDATWNTLKSLAEEYGIAASLGF